DNA sequence from the Brienomyrus brachyistius isolate T26 chromosome 18, BBRACH_0.4, whole genome shotgun sequence genome:
TCTAGCAGTCCGTTAACAACCAGTGAGTAATAGTTTTTAAATGAAGACTGCAGTTTGAATGGTGATGGACCAATTATCTCAGCTTTCACCATTCCATTTTTACCTTCATCTTTATCAGATACTGTGATCAAAGCCACAGCTGTGCCACTTTTCACGTCTTCGCTTAAACTCTTCAGTAGTGGCGTGACTGAGATTTCAGGACGATTGTCATTCAAGTCAATAACTTCGATTAGAACTTTACATTGTGTACTACGTGGTGGGACACCCTTATCTGTAGCTTCTACACGGATTTCAAACGCAGGATTTTCCTCGTAATCAATGTTTCCTTTTACGGTGATTCTGCCAGTATGGGGATCAGCATTAAAGGCATCTAAATGTACGCTCTTGTGCTCAACAATAGAATAAAGTATTTGACTATTAAGACCTTCATCTATATCGGTAGCATTTAGTGTTATAACCGGGGTGCCGTATGGAACATTCTCATCCAGTTGAACCTTATACAATGGTTTGTTAAACACTGGGCTGTTGTCGTTGACATCCATGACGTTCACGATGATGTGTAATGTCTCGGATCTGGAAGGTTTGCCTCCGTCAATAGCAGTCAGTATTAGGGGAATCCTGACCTGTTTCTCTCTATCTAAAGCTTTTTGTAGCATTAACTCAGCAGATGCACTTTGCTCTGCGCCACCTTGTCCATCCAGAATGAAATGTTCATTCGGACTCAGCTTGTAAATTTTTAACGAGTTACTGCCCACATCGGGATCTTCTGCAGTAAGAACTGAGAATTTATCCCCTGGATTAGCATTTTCACTTATGTTTAACTCAAACCTATTCCGTGAAAAATATGGCGCGTTGTCATTTACGTCTAAGACGTTAATTTCTATGCGGTAAAGATTTAGAGGATTGTGAATAATGGCTTCTAAAAATAAAGTACATTTCTGAGCACCAGGACACAGCTCTTCTCTGTCGATTCTCTCATTCACAAACAGCATGCCGTTTTTCAAATTTACCTCAAAATATTTCCTACTGGATCCCGATACCAGTTGAAACATCCGCGGCTCCAGTTCGTTACCTTTAAGACCCAGGTCCTTCGCTATATTTCCAACCACGGTTCCCTTGCTCACCTCCTCTGACACGGAGTAAACAATCTGCCCAGAGGATGAATTCCACAAACAAAGGAGTGCCAGTAACCATATCCTGACACATTTCACGTCAACAAAATCTTCCATTTCTGTTTTCCTCTCATCCGACGCTTCTTACGCGGGAATCATCTGTATATTATAGCACACATACATATAGGCCTAGgcttatttcaaaataaaacaagCGGCGACGGCAGAGAAACTCCGCATTATATCCGAACACATCACGGTACAGCTTCTCCTTTCTGCAAATACCATTCTGTTCTACATCACATTGAAGGTGGGGCCCAGAgtgtacagtgcatttttttaaaccacGGTCCACAGCGACACCATGTGTTTCTCAGAGTATCTGACGCAAGCAGAGTACAATTCACACATATTCAATTTGTAACTTATCTAAAATTTTACTGACACCACTGTCTGGTTTTGTTTTTAGATTATTAATTTTGATTATTATATGCAATGAATAATAGGCTATATTGCTGACTTTCATCTCCATAATATTCGTAGGCCTACTATATATTTCTCAAATAttacagaaaaaataaaattatatatatatatatatatatataattttcacCATTCCATTTTTACCCGCATCTTTACCAGAAACTGCGATCAAAGCCACAGCTGTGCCACTTTTCACGTCTTCGCTTAAACTCTTCAGTAGTGGCGTGACTGAGATTTCAGGACGATTGCCATTCAAGTCAATAACTTCGATTATAACTTTACATTGTGTACTACGTGGTGGGACACCCTTATCTGTAGCATCTACACGGATTTCAAACGCAGGATTTTCCTCGTAATCAATGTTTCCTTTTACGGTGATTCTGCCAGTATGAGGATCAGCATTAAACGTATTTAAATGGACGCTTTTATGCTCAACAATGGAGTAATGTATCTGACTATTTAAGCCTTCATCTAAATCGGTAGCATCTAGTGTTATAACCGGGGTGCCGTATGGAACATTctcatccagttaaatctcatACAATGGTTTGTTAAACACTGGGCTGTTGTCGTTGACATCCATGACGTTCACGATGATGTGTAATGTCCCGGATCTGGAAGGTTTGCCTCCGTCAATAGCAGTCAGCATTAGGGGAATCCTGGCCTGTTTCTCTCGATCTAAAGCTTTGTGTAGCACTAATTCAGCAGATGCACTTTGCTCTGCGCCACCTTGTCCATCCAGAATGAAATGTTCATGAATGAAATGTTATAGTTCCACAGATAAAATACACAACTTTTCTAAACAGTAATGTGCTATATTTCTGCCTGTTCCAGTAATGGCAATATTAATTACTGCTAACTTAAACTAATGCTGTTGCTCATATTTCAAAAGCAGCTATTTGACAAAGATCCTCATTTTTTAACTTTTAACTCTCCAATTGCAGTCGAACAAAGTGAAGTGATATTCTTCAGATGACTTTGTACAACGCTGGTTAACAACCCACATTAAGGTTTCTGTTATAGTACATAGGCCTATTATACAGGCCACAAATTAAAAAAGGGAAAAGTAACgtttaaaacacacaaaagcTTCTTCATTCTTGCCAACATACAAAGTACAATAAGAACAAATAGTAAGGTTCATTATCAGTGTAAATTTTGTCATGTTGAAAGTGGCTTTTTGAAGCTGTTCCAAAGTCAACATATAAAATAATGGGTAGACACAAGCTGAAGTAAAAAGAATTAATTGACGCaccattaaaaattaaaaaaataggcAAGATTGGTAACAAATACGTGCAATATGTTGGGTCTAGAAATGATAGTAACAAAAGGTTGATTGTGGACATTTACCATTACCTGGATAATAAACAGATTCCAGAAAATTAACACAGAGAGAAAAAACAAGACGCAAATTCATAATTTCCAACAGATTCATAGTTAGGTTACTGTCTTACCTTTTCCCGAGTCGGCAGTGTTTGGTTCCGTTTCAAAGAATCAGCCCCgttaatactgatcagttcGGCATCGGCAGGCGGGAACGGCGCCGGGAAAACCACTACGTCACTCTTCAGTGTGTCTGAGCTAAAACACACGTCATACTGCTGGGTGGATTTAGAGTAAGACCAGCTCCCGTCGGGGTGTGTGGTGATCACCGGAGCGCTGTATCTACTCAAACTGGTGTCCGTCCTGTGGCATTTCACGGCTAACAAACTGATGAGGCTCAGCAGAAATATCACCGACACTGACACGATGGCGATCAGCAAATACAGGTTTAAGTCCGAAAAACTCTCCTCTCTGGTAGGCAGTTGTTTGAAGTGGGTCTGAATTTCACTGTTACTTTCAACAACCACGACGTCAATAGACACGGTGGCTGACAGGGATGGGTCTCCGCCATCAGAAACCAAAATGACCAGCGGGTGAGtcttcaggtcattgtcactcattcGCCTCTTAGTCCGTATCTCCCCGCTGCTGGTTCCGATTCTAAACAGGTTGCTTCCCTTGGGTTCGGCGATGTGGTAAGAGAGCAGCGCATTATAACCAGAGTCCGCATCTACAGCTCTGATCTTGGCCACGAAGTAGCCCGCTTCGGCAGAGTAGGGAATGCTCTCAGTACTGACGGAGCCCTGGTCCGAATAGGGCAGGAGGATCCCAGGACTGTTGTCATTGTCATCCAGGATGAAAACCTTCACGGTCACGTTGCTGCTTAGAGGAGGCTCACCAGAGTCTGTGgcctgaatttgaaactgaaacGTTTTAATTTCTTCGTAGTTAAAAGACTGTAGGCTGTATATCTCCCCACTGGCCGAATTAACGTTTATTACACTAGAATAACTGGCTGAAGAGCCTTCAATTAACGAATAAGAAACTCGGGCGTTTTCATTTTCATCCGGATCAGCCGCAGTCACGGTATGTATAACGGTGCCGATCTGATTGTTCTCTTTTACATAGATATTTATCATCGGCTCTGGGAAACGCGGCGCGTTGTCGTTCACATCAGAAACGTGCACAGTAATGACGCTGGTGCTGGACAGAGGCGGAGTTCCCTCATCTGTAGCTGTGATTGTCAAGTTGTATTGAGAAACGCTTTCTCTGTCTAGAtccgatattatttttatagagTAGTAATGGCTATAAGAATTTTCTAATGAGAATGAAGATGATCCAGAAATTGAGCAATGTACGTTGCCGTTTTTCCCACTGTCCTTGTCAGAAACGGTTACCAGTGCAATGGCGGTTCCTTGTCTCACATCCTCTCTGATTTCATCCACAAGCGACGTTACTTTGATATTTGGGGCATTGTCATTCACATCAGTTACTTCCACCAGGACTTTACAGTGCGATGCCAGAGGGGTATGGCCTCTGTCTCTAGCTTCAATTCGGATTTCGTAGGCGCTACTCTCCTCGTAATCGAGGTTTCCCATAACCCTTATTTCACCAGTAGAATTGTTAATCGCAAAGATGGTCAAGATGTTCTTGGAACCTTCTGTGCTAAAGGAATAAATAATTTCTCCATTTATGTCTTCATCTGGATCTGTTGCATTgagttttattattactgttcccGGTGGAGTGTTTTCAGCAGCCCGAACCTTGTATAATTTGCGGTCAAATGCTGGCGCGTTGTCGTTTGCATCCAGCACATTAATGATTATCTCAGTTGTCCCGGATTTCGGTGGTTTTCCTCCATCAACAGCCGTGAGTACGAGTCGGATCACCGCCTGTTTTTCTCGGTCTAAAGCTTTTTGCAGCACTAACTCAGCAGACACTGGATCGCTGTCGCTGTTTACCTCGAGAGCAAAATATTCATTTGAACTGAGTCTGTACGTTTTTACGGAGTTGCTCCCCACGTCGGGATCTTCTGCATTAAGCAACGGGAATTTTGCTCCAACCACAGACGATTCGGCGATTTTAATGTTCTTTGATTTTTCTGAAAAAATTGGAGCGTTGTCATTTATGTCTCTTACATTAATTTCAATACGAAACAGGGTCAAAGGAAAATTTACGGCTGCTTCCAGTTTTATAGAGCATATTTGGCTGTTCGAACACAGTTCTTCTCTGTCTATTCTTTCATTCACAAACAGAATTCCAGTTTTTAAATTTATATCAAAATATTTCTTAGTTGATCCCGCTATAATCTGAAACATGCGCGATTCCAGTTCCGTTACTCTAATATTCAGGTCCTTCGATACATTTCCAACAAATGTTCCTTGACTTACCTCCTCAGAAACCGTATATAAAATTTGTCCGGATGCAACATTCCGCAAACAAAGCAAAAGCCCAAAAAGGCCTGCGGCCCGTAAGCACGTCGTTCCCCTGTAAACGCACATCGccaataagcatttaaaaccaTCCATTCCAAGAATCTCCCCAattcaaaatataattgaagaAGGTAATCTTTGAGCAAGAACAAGCATAATCCCAAAATAGCCGTTCCACGGTTCTCTGCAAATTCACTAACAAAGGCATACTGAAGGTTGAGCTAATCCACAATACCGTATAGGAGGAGTCCGAGCCCAACAGTCGGAGCTGCGGCTTGTTGGTAAACAGTGACCCCGCGTGGATCTGCAGAAAAGGCATGTACGCTGTAGTGTAAGAACAGTCCTAAGCACGGGCGTAATTTGGCTTGAGCATTGGAGAGGTGGAGGTCTTCACCCATTTAAAGGGGTCCAGGTGTCTGTATTAGGTAGTTTTGATTATTGGAAATTAGCAAATTTTCAAAgcttattaaaatataaaatgtatatattttttgtcatttaatTATGACTATATACTGGCTTCAAAGTACTACGCAGAAGATAAACTTACTACAGTAAAAGATCTTGGCTCCGGTTTAAGTGGAACACCAGGGAATGGTTCAAAAGAACTATGGACAGCAACTACaaacagcaccatggacagcaattacaaacagcaccacggacagcaactatAAACAGCACTGCAGACAATTAGTTGGCTGTCATATGACTGAAGCCCATTGTTATGAGTCCTGGCTCAGAGAAAATATTCAAATATGTTTATGGTTTATCTGATCTATATTCAAAGTGCATATTTTTGTGTGTCTTTTGGCTCTTGAAAGACCGACTACTTTCATGCtttgtgtgtttgtatttgttaaTTGTTGCACATGTTTTAACTTTGGTGTACTGAACAACTAAATGAAAGTATTGCAGTAAAAAGTCAAATGTATTATTACAAATTGTAGTTGTATTAGGTCACATTGTCGTATGTGTGACAGGTGTTAAAGTGGCTGGTAGCCCGACAAAAAAGTCATAAAGCTTGTCATTTAGTCCAATATACATACAAACATTACAAATATGGTTCCATTTGGATTCATTTTTAATGTATTGCATGTGCTTCCAGAACAGAATAATTGACATTACTGAAAATATGCACAAATATGCATGTATTATGAAGTAGCAgacagtataaaataatatttaaaaaaagtaaACTTTTGCTGACTTTTAGAACTGCTTTCCCTGCTCTCCAAGAGTGTCGAACAGTGGTCTGCTGCCCCCAACTGGCTCTGTGGAATGTCACTGGGTCTCATTCATTATCATTCTTCTCCTTTTCCCTTGATTGTTTTGTCTCCTACTTCTGACTGGAGAGCAAAAATTCAAGAAAGCCAGCAGGAACCACGACCAGAAAACGGACCATGAAACAACAACTCAGTATAAAAGCAGATGCCAAAGAATAAAGTGCATTCTTTACTGGTATTGGTAGGCTGTAGTATTCAGGGgtagctggatggatggatgcttggcTTGATATGGCCGTGACAAACTGGAAGctatttaatcatttttatggaGAACTTTTAGGACCACCAGCTACCAAGGATCTAAGAGACCTACCAGGATGATGTTCTTCCGGTATGTCGACGATAAACTTTGGGCCTAAGCCATTTAGACCTATACATATCAAACACTGTGATATCCATTTACTATTCAAATGATCGACGTGTTAAATCCACATTCAAATGCAAGAAATGTTCCTGTTTCACCAGTGAATAAGAGGCAATTATAATGCGTTCTTATGCAGAACATGTATCGCAATAACATTTTTGCTGATGAAAATACAACATTTCTAATATCACTGCTAGACACAGGCTGTTCCTTAAAGTAGTACATATGTcttaaaatatattattttaaagaTTCACAGAATGCTACATCTTGATTTTAATTACAGTCTTACTGAACTCACCAAATTAAATAATGGAGAACAATATTAAATCGTGTAAAAAGGAGCAGTAGCAGGACTACTCTACTCTGGTCCCTGGGCAAAAAGGgactatgcccccccccccccattccaaagTGCCTGCCTAGGCCAGCTGCAGCAGTCGCAGCTGAAATTTAAGTAGCTTCCAAATAGCATACCCATCATGCAATGCAGTAGTTAGAGGATTCCACAAACATGCTTTTTATCCATTAAATACATGCCTTGACAACATAGAATGAATACGAAACATtacaaaatattacatttaaaagtTGTTTTAAGTATTGTATGAAATATTTTTGTGTTATCACTCCCACCATAATTAAATTGCACAGTTAAAAATGAGAGTGTAATGCAGTGTAATGATGTGCGTGATGTTAAAGCTATAATCCACAGAACTATTTAACATACAGGTAAAGTAAGCAGTGGGAGGGGTGTGTTTTCTGTAGTTAGTTTGTTCTGCTCTATTGCTGAAAAGATGTGTATGTTATAACGACAattagaacattttaaactgaatttgagaaacttctttacacagagtgtagttagagtatggaatggtCTTCCTGTTCAGGTAGTGCAGGCTAAATCCCTGGGGtccgttaaatcagagctagataagattttaacaactctgagctattagttaagttctcccgaaacgagcttgatgggtcgaatggcctcctctcctttgtaaatTTCTCATATTCTTATTTCTTATGTGATTCAACAGTGACACCCAGTGACCAAATGTGAAATGAAGCTTAGAAGCAACTTAAAATCCCCCAACTGCAAACATACCTTAACACTGCCAAGGCCGCAACAGTGAAACAACTTTGACAGGAGTTATAAATAATCTGCTACTATTATCCGATTCTGGAGAATTAACAATCATTAATCAGCTAGATTTTGGTGCTTTCGTCGCTGTTGATGATTCATTTCTGTTAAACTGGCAGGGATGTGAGGCTCGTCtatgcagaacagtatttaaaTGGCTCACCAAACACCCTACACAACCATCAGAAATATGTTCAGATATGTAACGAAAGCATTGTGCTGTCAGTGAGACATGAGTGACGTACGGCATCCTGAAGggatcactgctgcagcctttaTAGCTCTCGCTCTACATGCTGCAGTGCTGCCAGGCGCCTAAAACATTTAAGAGGCATGAGAATAAACGCATTACATCATCATGTTACGATACAGGATGCCTACTCTTGGTAAAGGAAAAACAGCAATAAAACTcggtcacatggtattttgcaaAACTGTCAATTCATTAGTAGGTTTTCCGTATAGATTAAGTATTAAACTGGTCCAGCTAATGAAGGGTATCAGGTGTAGCAATAAGCAGCTGCTCAGAAGAGTGATCTGtgattcaaagaaagaagaaaacaaaacatGTAAATCTGAAATCAGCGGAACACTAAGAAATAAACTCTGTTGTTGTGTTTGGAATAATTACCAAAATAATACAAAAGGGCAAAGAGGAGCAAACACTGAA
Encoded proteins:
- the LOC125712609 gene encoding protocadherin alpha-4-like, which codes for MDGFKCLLAMCVYRGTTCLRAAGLFGLLLCLRNVASGQILYTVSEEVSQGTFVGNVSKDLNIRVTELESRMFQIIAGSTKKYFDINLKTGILFVNERIDREELCSNSQICSIKLEAAVNFPLTLFRIEINVRDINDNAPIFSEKSKNIKIAESSVVGAKFPLLNAEDPDVGSNSVKTYRLSSNEYFALEVNSDSDPVSAELVLQKALDREKQAVIRLVLTAVDGGKPPKSGTTEIIINVLDANDNAPAFDRKLYKVRAAENTPPGTVIIKLNATDPDEDINGEIIYSFSTEGSKNILTIFAINNSTGEIRVMGNLDYEESSAYEIRIEARDRGHTPLASHCKVLVEVTDVNDNAPNIKVTSLVDEIREDVRQGTAIALVTVSDKDSGKNGNVHCSISGSSSFSLENSYSHYYSIKIISDLDRESVSQYNLTITATDEGTPPLSSTSVITVHVSDVNDNAPRFPEPMINIYVKENNQIGTVIHTVTAADPDENENARVSYSLIEGSSASYSSVINVNSASGEIYSLQSFNYEEIKTFQFQIQATDSGEPPLSSNVTVKVFILDDNDNSPGILLPYSDQGSVSTESIPYSAEAGYFVAKIRAVDADSGYNALLSYHIAEPKGSNLFRIGTSSGEIRTKRRMSDNDLKTHPLVILVSDGGDPSLSATVSIDVVVVESNSEIQTHFKQLPTREESFSDLNLYLLIAIVSVSVIFLLSLISLLAVKCHRTDTSLSRYSAPVITTHPDGSWSYSKSTQQYDVCFSSDTLKSDVVVFPAPFPPADAELISINGADSLKRNQTLPTREKVRQ